A region of the bacterium genome:
CCCTAGCCCCCTCCACAGCGCGCGGAGGCCGCGGAAGATTCCCTCCTCCCACTCCAGCTCGAGCCGGAGCGGCGACATCAGAAGACCAGGGCGACGAGATCCCGCAGGCCGCTCGCGATCTCCGGATCGTCGGTCAGTGACTCGACGACGGCGCTATGACAGGCAGCGCGCGCGGTAAAGCCGGCCTGGATCAGGCGCGCCGCGTTTACCAGAAGACGCGTCGAGGGGGCCTCGGCCAGTCCGACCGTGTCGAGCTTCCTGAGCTTGTCCGCCAGAGCCACGAGCTGCCTTCCGGTCTTTGCGTCGATATCCGTCTCGCCGCGCAGGATCTCGAGTTCGACGTCGGAAGCGGGGTAGGTGAACGAGATGCCCACGAAGCGTTGGCGCGTGGAAGGCTTCAGCTCCTTGAACCCGCGCTGGTAGCCCGGGTTGTAGCTCGCCACCAGCATGAAGCCTGGCGCCGCCTCGATCTCCTCGTCGTGACGCTCCACGAAGAGCCGGCGG
Encoded here:
- a CDS encoding CbbQ/NirQ/NorQ/GpvN family protein, whose product is MNDVLPWYRPVANECEIFERAFEQKLPLLLKGPTGCGKSRLVEHMAARIGRPLTTVACHDETSAADLMGRYLVQGGETVWHDGPVTRAVRRGDILYLDEFAEARSDIIVVIHALTDHRRRLFVERHDEEIEAAPGFMLVASYNPGYQRGFKELKPSTRQRFVGISFTYPASDVELEILRGETDIDAKTGRQLVALADKLRKLDTVGLAEAPSTRLLVNAARLIQAGFTARAACHSAVVESLTDDPEIASGLRDLVALVF